CGCCCGCTAGAAGCGAGGTCTCCTCGCCCGCTAGAAGCGAGGTCTCCTCGCCCGCTAGAAGCGAGGTCTCCTCGCCCGCTAGAAGCGAGGTCTCCTCGCCCGCTAGAAGCGAGGTCTCCTCGCCCGCCAGTCGCCAGAGAAGCGGGGCCAACGGCTGCAAGCCCTGCTCGACCAGCCCTTCCGAACGTCGCCGGTGAGTCGGTGAGTCGAAAATTGGTTATTAGTAACTAGTTATTAGTAATTGGTTATTGGTTATTGGTTATTAAAGATTACCAATTACCAATTACCAATTACCAATAACCAACCACTAAACCCACCCGGTTGCGCCCGTTATCGCGCTAGAGTGGATCGTTTTCGGTTGTCGTCGTAGGGGCGAGGTGACCTCGCCCCTACGACGACAACCGAAAACGATTAAACAAGGTGGTACCACGGAGCCTTCCGTCCTTGTGACGCGAAGGCTTTTTTATTGCGAATTTCGGAATGCGAATTTCGGAATGCTGTAATCCACGCAATTACCACACTTAACACAAAGACACGAAGAACACAAAGGGAACACAAAGTTTTGCTGTTATCTTCGTGTCATCTTCGTGTCCTTCGAGCCTTCGTGTTCATTTCGCAATTCGCAATCCGCAATCCGAAATTCATCACGCACCACGCAACACGCACCACGTAATACGGAGCACCCCATGCCAACCTTCGACCTGCCCAAAACCTACGACTTCGCCGCCGCCGAACAACGCCTCTATGAATGGTGGGAAAGCAACGGCTGGTTCAAGCCCGAGCACAGCCGCCAGCCCGATGGCAAGCCCTTTGTCATCAGCATCCCCCCGCCCAACGTCACCGGCTCGCTCCACCAGGGGCACGCCCTCTTCGTCGCGCTCGAAGATTTGATGATCCGCTACCAGCGCATGAACGGCCGCGCCGCCCTGTGGGTGCCCGGCACCGACCACGCCGGCATCGCCACCCAACTCCAGGTCGAGCGCAAACTGCGCCAAGAGGGCAGCAGCCGCGAGGCCATCGGCCGCACCGCCTTCGTGGCCGCATGCTGGGCCTGGACCGACAAATACCACGGCCGCATCGTCGGCCAGTTGCGGCGCCTGGGCGCGTCCTGCGATTGGGAGCGCGAACGCTTCACGATGGACGAGGGCCTCAGTCGGGCCGTGAACGAAGCCTTCGTGCGGCTCCACCGTATGGGCCTCATCTACCAGGCCGAGTACATCGTCAACTGGTCGCCGGGGCTGCAAACCGCGGTCAGCGATGTAGAGGTGGAGTACAGCGAAGAGCAGGGCGTGCTCTATTACTTCAAATACCCCATCGCCGGCCACAGCCTGGACGAAGGCCCCGGCATCGGCTACATCCCCGTGGCCACCACCCGTCCCGAAACTATCCTCGGCGACACAGCCGTGGCCGTCCACCCCGACGACGAACGCTATCGCCATCTGATCGGCGCCACCTGCCTGGTGCCCGTGCTCGGCCGCACCATCCCCGTCATCCACGACACCTATGTGGAACGGGAATTCGGCACCGGCGCCCTCAAGATCACCCCCGGCCACGACCCCAACGACTTCATCATCGGCCAGCGGCACGGCCTCCCGATCATTACCATCATGAACAAGGACGCCACCCTGAACGAGGCTGCCGGGCCATACGCCGGCATGGAGCGCTTCGCCGCCCGCAAAAAGCTGTGGGCCGACATGGACGCCGCCGGGCTGGTGATCAAGGAAGAACCCTACAACATGACTGTGCCGCGCGCTCAGCGCGGGGGCGAGATCATCGAGCCGCTGATCAGCCGCCAATGGTTCGTCAACACCGACGGCATGGCCCAACTCGGCCTGGCGGCGGTGCGCTCCGGGCGCATCACCATCGTGCCCGAACGCTTCACCAAAGTCTACTACCACTGGCTGGAAAACCTGCGCCCGTGGTGCATCAGCCGCCAGCTATGGTGGGGACACCGCATCCCCGCCTGGTATGGGCCGGATGGCCGGGTGTTCGTGGCCCATTCTGAAGCCGAAGCCCAGGCCCAGGCCGAAAAACACTACGGCCACCCCGCCGCGCTGGACCAAGACCCCGACGTGCTCGACACCTGGTTCAGCTCTGGTCTCTGGCCCTTCTCCACCCTCGGCTGGCCCGACGACACACCCGACCTGCGCCGCTTCTACCCCACCGACGTGATGGAAACCGGCTACGACATCCTCTTCTTCTGGGTGGCGCGCATGATTATGCAGGGCCTGCTCTTCACCAACGATATCCCCTTCCACACCGTCTATCTGCACGGCCTGGTGCGCGACGGCCAGGGCCGCAAGATGTCCAAGACCTTCGACAACGTCATCGACCCGATCGAAGTCATGGATGAATTCGGCGCCGACGCCCTCCGCTTCACCCTCCTCACCGGCTCCACCCCCGGCAACGACATGAATCTGAGCGTGGATCGGGTGCGCGCCAATCGCAACTTCGCCAACAAAATCTGGAACGCCACCCGCTTCGTGCTCGGCAACCTGCCCGAGGACTTCCAACCGGCCGGAGCGCCCGACCCGGCCGGCCTCGATCTGCCCGACCGCTGGGTGCTCCACCGCCTGAACGAAGTGATCGAGAGCGCCACGCGGCTGTTCGACGCCTACCAGTTCGGTGAGGCCGGCCGCCAAGCCTATGACTTCCTCTGGGGCGACTTTGCCGACTGGTACATCGAGGCCTGCAAACCCCGCCTATCTGGCCCTGACGCCAACCCCGCCCGCCAGACCCTGGTCTATGTGTTGGATCAGACCCTGCGCCTGCTCCACCCCTTCATCCCCTTTGTCACCGAAGAACTGTGGCAGCACCTGCCCCACCCAGATGGCGATGCCCCGGCCCTGATCGTGGCCGCCTGGCCGCAGCCGAACCCCGCCTTTCACGCTCCCGAAGCTGCCGCCACCTTCGCCCACCTCTGCGACGTGATCCGCGCTATCCGCAACGCCCGCAGCGAATACAACGTCGATGCCGGCCGCCGCATCCCGGCTGTGATCGATGCCGGCCCTGACGCCGCCGCCTTCCAATCCCAGGCTGCCACCCTCACCCTCCTCGCCCGGCTCGACCCCGACCAGCTTCGCTTCGGCCACACGCCCGCGGGCGAGAAAGGCATCAGCCTGGTGGTGGGCGAGACCACGGTCTTCCTGCCGTTGGACGGGCTTGTCGATCTGGAAGCCGAGCGCCAACGGCTGAGCAAGCAACTGGCCGAGACCGAAGCCCGCATCGCCGCCAGCCAGACCCGCCTCAGCAACCCCAGCTTTGTCGACAAAGCCCCGGCGGCCGTCATCGCTCAGGCCCGCCAGACCCTGGCCGAGCTACAGGCCCAGGCTGCCCGGCTGGCCGAGCAATTAGCGGCGCTGTAATCACCCTGCTTCGTTGCCCCTGAAAACAATGAGCACCGACCCTCTCGCCAGAGGTCGGTGCTCGTTGTTCATAACTCACCATGGACTTCCCAATTATGGCCCGCCTCTGTTGTTGGCCATACCTTAGCACACCCGCGTCAGGACATCGTCAGGAATTCCGGGAATTTGGTAAATTGTGGCGTCATTCGTTACACTCGCTCCGCACAACGTCAGGACGCAGCCTTTGCCTTCACCTTCCCGGAGTCTTATGTCTACTCAGGCCGTACTCAAACTGCACCTACTTGGGTCTTTGTCGATCGGACAGGATGGCGCGGCGGTCGGCGCTATCGAGTCGGACAAAGCGCGGGCGCTGCTGGTCTATCTGGCGCTTGAAGCGGACCACGCTCACAGCCGCCAGTCTTTGGCGGCGCTGTTTTGGCCAGACGCAGACGAACGCACGGGGCTGCGAAACCTGCGGCAGGCGTTGTACAGTGTGCGGCGAGCCACTGGCGATCCTTCGGCTGACCAGCCCTACCTGTCACCCACCCGTCAAGCTATCCAGTTCGATGCCTCCGCTCCACACCAAATCGATGCCGTGGTCTTCGCCGGCTATATCGAGACGGTCAAGCGGCACCCGCACATCCGCCTGACAAGCTGCGCCGCCTGTGTCAATCTGCTGGAGCGGGCAGCCGAGCTATACCGGGGCGATTTCCTTGCCGGCTTTTCGTTGCCAGATTGCGACGAATTCGAAATCTGGCTGCAAGGGCGCCGCGACAAATTGCGCGGGCAGGCGCTGGATGCGCTTGCCAGTCTTGCCGCCCATCATGCCCATCGCCGCGACTACGAGCAGGCCGAGCTTTATTATCGTCGCCAGGTTGAGATAGCACCCTGGCACGAAGAAGCGCACCGCGGGATTATGACCATGTTGGCCTTGCGCGGCCAGAAGGCAGCGGCTATCCATCATTACAGCGTGCTGCAGGCGGCGGTCGCGACCGAATTTGGGGCCGACCCTCTGCCCGAAAGCCGGGCGCTGTTGGAGAAGATTCAAGCCGGGCAGCTCCAGCCCGAAGCCGAGGAGCTGGCGAATCCCTACAAAGGTTTGCTGCCATTCGACCAGCACGATGCCGACCGCTTCTTTGGCCGCGAGGTGGTAATCCAACAACTGGTCGATTTGCTGCGCGCTCAACCATTTTGCGCCGTCATCGGTGCTTCGGGCAGCGGCAAATCGTCGCTCATCCATGCCGGGCTTCTGCCCACGCTTGGCGTGGGCGATCTTCGCCTGCGATCGGACGCCAGCGCCGTGGCGCCGGATGCCGGGGAATGGGTGAGCGTCAGTATTCGCCCTGGCAGCGCCCCCTTCATGGCCCTGGCCGCAGCCCTGGCCCCTCACCTCTTGTTAACTTCGGAAATTGCCACCGAAACCCTGGCCGAACAACTGCGCAGCGGTGAGACCAACCTTTGGACGATAGCGCAAGGGATCACGCAAAGACAAATTCCCGCGCGGCGCAGACACCGCTCTGCCCCGAGGATTTTGCTTGTCATCGACCAGTTCGAGGAACTCTACACCCTCTGCCCCGACGCCGCTGAACGCCAGAGTTTTATCGATATGCTGCTGGCGCCCTCGGCCCAGCAGGCGCCGAATACCGCAGCCACGATCCCACCCGGCGTCCTGCGTGTGCTGGTTTTGTTGCGCGCCGACTTCACCGGACAGGCCATCTCTTATCGACCTCTGGCCGACGCCATCCAGCAGGGCGGGCTGGTGCTGGGGCCGATGAATGGGGATGAACTGCGTCGGGCAATCGTCGAGCCGGCCCGCAGACAGGGTGTGACTTTCGAATCCGGCCTGGTCGAACGTTTGCTCAAAGACATCGCCAACGAACCGGGGAATCTATTGTTGATTCAGTTCGCACTGACATTGCTATGGGAAAAGCGGAAGAACGGGATGCTGACCCATGTCGACTATGAGGAAACAGGCGGGGTGGTGGGGGCGCTGGCCCATTATGCGGATGGCGTGGTGGGGGCGATGGATGCAAGCGAACGCGAAGGCGTGCGCCGCTTGTTTTTGCGCCTGGTTCAGCCCGGCGATGACGCCCCCGACACCAGGCGCATGGTGGCGCGAGCCGCGCTTGGCGCTGAAGATTGGCGGCTGGTGCAACGCCTGGCCGACGCGCGCCTGTTGGTGACAGATCGGCGCGATGAACAGGAAGTGGCCGAGGTGGCGCATGAGGCGCTGATCCGCAATTGGGGCCGGCTGCGTTCGTGGCTGGATGCCGACCGCCAGTTCCATCGCTGGCAATTCCAATTGCAGGACGCGGCCGAAAGGTGGTCGGAGAGCGGGAACGATCCCAGTTTGCTGTTGCGGGGGGCGCAACTGATCCAGGCTGAGACATGGCTGGACGAGCGAGGAAAAGAACTCAGCCCGTTCGAAAGTTCTTTTATCGCCGTTGCCATCGACGAGCGCGACCGACTGAACAAAGAACAAGAAGAACAGCGCCAAGTGGCGTTAGCGCAGGCCCAAAACCTGGCCCGTATCGAACACGACCGAGCCGATGCGGAGGCGCGTTCGACGAAGCGATTGCGCTTGCTGAGCGGCATCCTGGCTTTTTCGCTGCTGGCTGTGCTGGTTATCACCTTCATCGCCTGGTCGTTGGCGCGCGAGTCGCAACGGCAAACACAGTTGGCAACCGCGGCGCAACAAATTGCCGAAGAGGCGCGGATCCAGGCTCAGGTGCAGGCCGAGCTAGCAGATGCGCAGACAAAACTGGCCGAAGAGCAGAAGACGCTGGCCGAAAACGAGACGCAGACGGCCAAAAAGGAGCGAAGCCGGGCTGAAGAACAGGCCCGGCTGGCCGAAGAAGAACACAAGCGCGCCGAAATGGCCGCCCAACGCGCCCTGAGCCGCCAATTGGGCGCCCAGGCTCAATCCCGAATGTCCGACCAACTCGACCTGGGCCTGCTGCTGGCTGTTGAAAGCGCCCGCCTGGCCACCCCTGCCGATAAGGTCGACCTGCTGCTCAACCTGAACATCAGCCCGCTGGCCAAATATCTTCTCCACGCCGAGACCACGCCCGTTCACCAGGCCGAGTTTCACCCGCCCAACACACTCGTCACCAGCGCCGAGGGCAGCGTGCGGCTTTGGGACATGGACATGGGAAAAAGCATCAAACAAACCATCACACTGGCCGGCACTCAGTTCGCCGCCATCAGCCCGGATGGGCATCGGGCTGCCACCGTGGATGGCGCCAACTTGACGCTGTGGAACGTGCCCGATGGCCAGCCCATCGCTCCGGCCTTTGCCGACCACCCCGATGTCATCGATTTCCTGACTTTCTCGGTCGATGGCAGCCGTTTGGTCAGCGGCAGCCGCGATGGGACGCTGATCCTTCGCGATGCCGTTAGCGGCCAGGTGCTGAAGCAACTGAAGTACGATGGCAGCGGGGGCATGGCCCTGGGGCCGGGCGGTGAGATGCTGGCCATGTTCGACGATTTCGCTGGCCAGAGCGGGCTTGAACTGCGGGACCTGACCACAGGCCAACAGATCGCCGGGCCGGTGTTTGGGCATTCGGGCGCCATCCAAAGCATAAATTACAGCCGCGACGGCTCGTTATTGGTCACGGCTGGCGCCGATAAGACCTTGCGGTTGTGGGACGGCAAGACGTTGGCCCCCATTGGTCAGCCGTTCGTGGGGCACAGCGCCCGCGTCCTCATCGGCGCCATCAGTCCTGATAACAAGACGCTGGCTTCGGGCGGAGCTGACAACCACATCATTCTTTGGGATATTGCCAGCGGCCAGGCAATCGGCCAGCCGCTCACCGGCCACAGCAATTGGGTGCGCGATGTCACCTTCAGCCCAGATGGCCGCACTCTGGCCTCGACCGACGCTGGCGGCGGCATTGCCCTGTGGGATCTTGGCGCCCACCAAACCTTGCGCGGGCACAGCGACAATGTCCGCGCCATCGCACTGACGCCCGACGATGAGACGCTGATCACCAGTAGCTATGATCGCACGATGCGGTGGTGGGACGCCATCACCGGCGAAGTGCAAGCCGCGATCACGACGCCCCATCAAAGCTCGATTATCACCATGGCTATCAGCCCGGACGGCAAAACAGCAGCCACGGCCGATGTCGATGGCCTGGTCGCGTTGTGGGATGTGAAGGCGCGCGCCCTCCTCTTCCCCGCCCTCCAGGGCAACCCCAGCGTCATCGTCAGCCTGGCCTTCAGCCCCGATGGCAAGACCCTGGCCTCCGGCGATTTCGATGGCACGATCACCCTCTGGGATGTGGAGAGCGGCCGGCAACTGCTGAAGCCCTTCAAGGCCCACGAAGGATGGACGCTGAGCCTGGCCTTCAGCCCGGATGGCGAGCAGCTGGCGTCGGGGTCGCAAGATGCCGAGATCAGGCTCTGGAAGCTGCCGTCCAGCCGCACCCCCAGCGCCGATCCTCTCCCCGCCATCGGCCAGCCGATGAAAGGCCACAGCAATTGGGTCACGTCGCTCTTGTTCTGGCCCGACGGCAAGCGGCTGGTCTCGGGCAGCGGCGACCACACCGTCCGCCAGTGGGACCTCGCCAGCCAGCAAGCCGTGGCGGCGCCGTTGACCGGGCATGCGGGCTATGTATGGGGGTTACAGGTCTATCCGACCGAGGCCGCCGGCGGGGGCAAGGCCTTGGCGGCGCTAGATAACACCGGCGCGGTCTTGTTCTGGGATCTGGATGCGGGCATCCCGCTCGGCCCGCCTTTGCACACGTTCACCGAAACGGAGACGCAGGTCATCAGCGCCGACGGCCGGCGGCTGTACCAGGGCGCCTTCAACAGCGCTGTCGAAGTGTGGGAGCTGCCCGGTCTGGTGTGGGAAAGCCGGGCTTGCGCCATCGCCAACCGCAATCTGACCAAGACAGAATGGGAGCGATTCCTGCCCGACCTGCCCTATCGGGAGATGTGCGAGTGAAGGGTGGATTGTGGATTGCGAATTGCGAATTGCGGATTGCGGATTGTGAATTGCGGATTGTGAATTGTGGATTGCGAATTGCGAAACCGGTCATTGGTCGATTGCGGAGGGAGCACCCCAAGGTGCGGGCTGCACCCGTCATTCCGCACCCGGGCGGGCTGGACTCCTCGAAATCGAGGCCCCATTTGCGGAGGGAGCACCCCCAGGTGCGGGCCGCACCGTGGAGACGGCCCCCACCTGAACCCTGAACATTCTAATTGCGGAGGGAGCACCCCCAGGTGCGGGCTGCACCCGAAATCCCGCACCTGGGCGGGCTGGACTCCTCGAAATCAGGGCCCCGTTGGCGGCCCGCGCATATAACCTGTGGCCGCGGGGGTGGGCCAGCCCATTTCGCCATCCGCAATCGCCATTAATCCCTCCTTAACCTGATCTAGATCATAGCGCCGGGTCATTCATCCTGCTATCATGCGGGATGTTTCAAAAAGGATCGGCGGATAGTCTGTATTGTCCAAAGACAATCGTCCCTCAGCTCTTCACTCACCCCACCCAAGCATCGTTCCATCAATGAGGAGGAACAAAATCATGAGACTACGATTTATGCTGTTGGGTCTTCTGCTGGTAGCGGCGGTCCTGCTCTTTGTCGGGGCAGGGGCCGAAGCAGCCGGGCCAAACATTGCGCCGGTTTGTCTGGCGCGCAGTTTCCAGGCCGGACCGGCCAGCGAACCGTTGGCAACCAGCAAGATCTTCTTCCCTGTGCAAGCATCACCCTGCAACTATCCTTTCCAGGTGCCGTTCCAGAACGACTGGATAGGGTCGGGGCACGCCGACAAAACGGCAGAAGCGTTCAACCATTGGAACAACACCGGGCAGATCCCAACCTCCTGCGCCAAGTGCCACAGCACGCACGGCTACCGGGACTTCTTGGGCGACGACGGCACGGCCGAGGGCGTGGTCAACAACACGGCGCCCACCGGCTCGACGATCGAGTGCGTGGCCTGTCACAACGACAAGACCATCCACAAGACCAGCGTCACCTTCCCCTCCGGCGTCACCCTGAACGATCTCGGCGACGAATCGCGCTGCATGGAATGCCACCAGGGGGTTTCCTCCAAAAAGACGGTGGACGACCTGCTGGCGCCGCTGACCGACAGCGATGTGGTCAGCCCCACCCTCCGCTTCCAGAATATCCACTACTTTGCGGCGGCGCTCAGCCTGTATGGGACGCAGGTGAAAGGCGGCTATCAGTACGACGGCATGAGCTATGATGCCAAGTTCGCCCATGTCGAAGGTTACGACACCTGTATCCAGTGCCACGACCAACACACGTTGGAGTTGAACCTGGATGCCTGCAAGACCTGCCACACCACCGTGAGCACGGTCGATGACCTGGCCAAAATCCGCATGAATGGGTCGCTGGCCGACTATGACGGCGACGGCAATATCACCGAGGGCGTGAGCGAAGAAATCGACGGCCTGCGGGCGATGCTGTACACCGCTATCCGTTCC
The nucleotide sequence above comes from Caldilineales bacterium. Encoded proteins:
- a CDS encoding valine--tRNA ligase gives rise to the protein MPTFDLPKTYDFAAAEQRLYEWWESNGWFKPEHSRQPDGKPFVISIPPPNVTGSLHQGHALFVALEDLMIRYQRMNGRAALWVPGTDHAGIATQLQVERKLRQEGSSREAIGRTAFVAACWAWTDKYHGRIVGQLRRLGASCDWERERFTMDEGLSRAVNEAFVRLHRMGLIYQAEYIVNWSPGLQTAVSDVEVEYSEEQGVLYYFKYPIAGHSLDEGPGIGYIPVATTRPETILGDTAVAVHPDDERYRHLIGATCLVPVLGRTIPVIHDTYVEREFGTGALKITPGHDPNDFIIGQRHGLPIITIMNKDATLNEAAGPYAGMERFAARKKLWADMDAAGLVIKEEPYNMTVPRAQRGGEIIEPLISRQWFVNTDGMAQLGLAAVRSGRITIVPERFTKVYYHWLENLRPWCISRQLWWGHRIPAWYGPDGRVFVAHSEAEAQAQAEKHYGHPAALDQDPDVLDTWFSSGLWPFSTLGWPDDTPDLRRFYPTDVMETGYDILFFWVARMIMQGLLFTNDIPFHTVYLHGLVRDGQGRKMSKTFDNVIDPIEVMDEFGADALRFTLLTGSTPGNDMNLSVDRVRANRNFANKIWNATRFVLGNLPEDFQPAGAPDPAGLDLPDRWVLHRLNEVIESATRLFDAYQFGEAGRQAYDFLWGDFADWYIEACKPRLSGPDANPARQTLVYVLDQTLRLLHPFIPFVTEELWQHLPHPDGDAPALIVAAWPQPNPAFHAPEAAATFAHLCDVIRAIRNARSEYNVDAGRRIPAVIDAGPDAAAFQSQAATLTLLARLDPDQLRFGHTPAGEKGISLVVGETTVFLPLDGLVDLEAERQRLSKQLAETEARIAASQTRLSNPSFVDKAPAAVIAQARQTLAELQAQAARLAEQLAAL